The following coding sequences lie in one Xanthomonas hortorum pv. pelargonii genomic window:
- a CDS encoding lytic transglycosylase domain-containing protein codes for MRVGARWCALQPRHAAAPRRRVLIAAALLCAAPLARADCFEEAAGYQHVNPWVLRAIAWQESRGRADAIHRNNNGTIDYGKMQINSIHLRRLSSYGISRDALMQPCVSVYVAAWRLREMTNKYGNTWAAVGAYHSETPAERDKYAHAIHAILTKRGVVAE; via the coding sequence ATGCGCGTAGGCGCGCGATGGTGCGCGCTCCAGCCCAGGCATGCTGCCGCTCCTCGGCGACGCGTGTTGATTGCGGCGGCGTTGCTGTGCGCCGCACCGCTCGCACGCGCAGACTGTTTTGAAGAAGCCGCCGGCTATCAACATGTCAATCCATGGGTGCTGCGTGCCATTGCGTGGCAGGAATCACGTGGCCGTGCCGACGCGATCCATCGCAACAACAACGGCACGATCGATTATGGAAAGATGCAGATCAATTCGATCCATCTGCGGCGCCTTTCCAGTTACGGCATCTCCAGGGACGCGTTGATGCAGCCGTGCGTCAGCGTGTATGTCGCCGCCTGGCGGCTGCGCGAGATGACTAATAAATATGGAAATACCTGGGCCGCTGTGGGCGCCTATCATTCCGAAACGCCCGCCGAGCGCGATAAATATGCGCATGCCATCCACGCGATTCTGACCAAGCGCGGCGTGGTTGCCGAGTAA